The following are encoded together in the Alphaproteobacteria bacterium genome:
- a CDS encoding heparinase II/III family protein — protein MLRGDDAAFPFCRASRPFMATALTAPPAAPDLRDAVRRVWFGSALYPLFLRTRPPGAFFAVAPDPWPGDPARADTLLAGQFAAYGRTGPFEGEPWQRADADPLWLAELNKFEWLRDLRDAGQPLAANMAAAKVDEWIAANPRWSPIAWRADVLSVRVVMWIRHFDFLASGATEGFAARLVASLAQQRRHLERLIPGGLAGTRLLAAMKAAAIVDLAFIKAGPEHDRALERSLARLSRALARIVLDDGTIAERSPRQQFVALRHLIDLRACLLSADRTGPPTLQAAIERASGMLRFFRHGDGGLACFNGSDEGDPALLDLALARTGTTARPPKEAPRGGFQRLAAGAAQVIADTGMPPGRRLDLEAHAGTLSFEFSLGSERMIVNCGAYPGLAAEWRSTMRYTAAHSTAVVDDTNSSEVMPDGPLEHPPAHVAAKRFERDGALWLELSHDGWRSLFGVVHKRRLWLSPDGTDLRGEDTLAGPEGKRVKKTASGRKFAVRFHLHPDVKASLAQSGASALLRLPSGQGWRLRASGGTIGLAESVYLGDGQRIRRAAQLVLTGALGPDGAKIKWAFTRVEG, from the coding sequence ATGTTACGTGGCGATGATGCGGCCTTCCCCTTCTGCCGCGCCAGCCGGCCGTTCATGGCCACTGCGCTGACAGCGCCCCCCGCCGCGCCCGATCTGCGCGATGCGGTTCGCCGTGTGTGGTTCGGCTCAGCGCTCTATCCGCTGTTCCTGCGCACGAGGCCGCCCGGCGCCTTCTTCGCCGTGGCGCCCGATCCGTGGCCAGGCGACCCGGCGCGCGCCGACACGCTGCTCGCCGGACAGTTCGCCGCCTACGGCCGCACGGGCCCGTTCGAGGGCGAACCCTGGCAGCGCGCCGACGCCGACCCGCTGTGGCTGGCCGAGCTCAACAAGTTCGAGTGGCTGCGCGACCTGCGCGACGCCGGCCAGCCGCTGGCCGCCAACATGGCGGCGGCCAAGGTCGACGAATGGATCGCGGCGAACCCGCGATGGTCGCCGATCGCCTGGCGCGCCGACGTGCTGTCGGTCCGCGTCGTCATGTGGATCCGGCACTTCGATTTCCTGGCGTCGGGCGCCACCGAAGGCTTCGCCGCGCGGCTGGTCGCCAGCCTGGCACAGCAGCGCCGTCACCTCGAACGGCTGATCCCCGGTGGGCTGGCCGGCACCCGCCTGCTGGCGGCGATGAAGGCGGCGGCGATCGTCGACCTCGCCTTCATCAAGGCCGGGCCAGAGCACGACCGCGCGCTGGAGCGTTCGCTGGCGCGCCTGTCGCGCGCGCTGGCGCGCATCGTGCTCGACGACGGCACCATCGCCGAGCGCAGCCCGCGCCAGCAATTCGTCGCGCTGCGCCATCTCATCGACCTGCGCGCCTGCCTGCTGTCGGCCGACCGCACCGGGCCACCCACCCTGCAGGCGGCGATCGAGCGCGCTTCGGGCATGCTGCGCTTCTTCCGCCATGGCGATGGCGGGCTGGCCTGCTTCAACGGCTCCGACGAAGGCGATCCGGCGTTGCTCGACCTCGCGCTGGCGCGCACCGGCACGACGGCGCGGCCGCCCAAGGAAGCCCCGCGCGGCGGCTTTCAGCGTCTGGCCGCCGGCGCCGCCCAGGTGATCGCCGATACCGGCATGCCGCCCGGACGCAGGCTGGACCTCGAAGCCCATGCCGGCACGCTGTCCTTCGAGTTCTCGCTCGGCAGCGAACGCATGATCGTCAATTGTGGCGCCTATCCCGGGCTGGCGGCGGAGTGGCGCTCGACCATGCGCTACACCGCGGCGCATTCGACGGCCGTGGTCGACGACACCAATTCCTCCGAGGTCATGCCCGACGGGCCGCTGGAGCATCCGCCGGCCCATGTCGCGGCCAAGCGCTTCGAGCGAGACGGCGCGCTGTGGCTGGAGCTCAGCCACGACGGCTGGCGCTCGCTGTTCGGCGTCGTGCACAAGCGGCGCCTGTGGCTGTCGCCCGACGGCACCGATCTGCGCGGCGAGGACACGCTGGCGGGACCGGAGGGCAAGCGCGTGAAGAAGACCGCCTCGGGGCGCAAGTTCGCCGTGCGCTTCCACCTGCATCCCGACGTCAAGGCGTCGCTGGCGCAGTCCGGCGCCAGTGCGTTGCTGCGGCTGCCCTCGGGCCAAGGCTGGCGTCTGCGCGCCAGCGGCGGCACCATCGGTCTGGCGGAAAGCGTCTATCTCGGCGACGGCCAGCGCATCCGCCGCGCCGCGCAGCTGGTGCTGACCGGCGCGCTGGGTCCCGACGGCGCCAAGATCAAATGGGCCTTCACCCGGGTCGAGGGCTGA
- a CDS encoding alpha/beta fold hydrolase produces MRELVLLPGFMCDVDLWSDMMPMLAALGRPHFGNVYEDDSLDGMARRVLAESPPRFVLIGFSMGGFVARIATLMAPERVAGVAFICSSARAQSASEDAHKQARIDALNAPGARGGSARSFSQALHPDRERDPALLERLRGMTRRLGKTVMIRQLTPARADGYVDLERITCPSLVIAARQDRLRRFEETERMARHLRDGRFAVVEDCGHMAPLERPRELSTLLTDWIADTGL; encoded by the coding sequence ATGCGCGAGTTGGTCCTGCTGCCCGGCTTCATGTGCGATGTCGACCTGTGGAGCGACATGATGCCGATGCTGGCGGCGCTGGGCCGGCCGCATTTCGGCAATGTCTACGAGGACGATTCGCTCGACGGCATGGCAAGACGCGTGCTCGCCGAATCGCCGCCGCGCTTCGTCCTGATCGGCTTCTCGATGGGCGGCTTCGTGGCGCGCATCGCCACCCTGATGGCGCCCGAACGCGTCGCCGGCGTCGCCTTCATCTGCAGCTCGGCGCGCGCGCAGTCGGCCAGCGAGGACGCGCACAAGCAAGCGCGCATCGACGCGCTCAACGCACCGGGCGCGCGCGGCGGCTCGGCGCGCAGCTTCTCGCAGGCGCTGCATCCGGATCGCGAGCGCGATCCGGCCCTGCTCGAACGGCTGCGCGGCATGACACGCCGGCTGGGCAAGACGGTGATGATCCGCCAGCTCACGCCCGCGCGCGCCGACGGCTACGTCGATCTCGAGCGCATCACCTGCCCGTCGCTGGTGATCGCCGCGCGCCAGGACCGCCTGCGCCGCTTCGAGGAAACCGAGCGCATGGCCAGGCACCTGCGCGACGGGCGCTTCGCCGTCGTCGAGGATTGCGGTCACATGGCGCCGCTGGAGCGCCCGCGCGAGCTGTCGACCCTGCTGACGGACTGGATCGCCGATACCGGGCTGTAA
- a CDS encoding tripartite tricarboxylate transporter substrate binding protein, protein MANNRWSRRRVLARGGMAMAGLLAAPALVRAQDFPGKTVRVVVPYPAGGGTDIVARLLAPRLSERWKQTVVVDNKGGASGILGSEIVARAPADGHTLLIMTSAHVINPFTNKNLPYDTEKDFTAITTLVMSGLTLVGSTKTGLDSMDKFLKLARANPGKYQWGSTENTTRMTGELFRVKSGLQIENVMYKGAAPMLQELIGGHIPVGFTSPLTAMSHHRSGALRMLAVTTEKRLSVIPDVPTMAEVGIPDLARPAWFSLFGPGGMAPALAKRLHTDCAAVLAEPEVKAKIADLASETGGEAPDVFAARIRTELKVWGDVAKLAGVKPE, encoded by the coding sequence ATGGCGAACAATCGATGGTCGAGGCGGCGCGTGCTGGCGCGCGGCGGCATGGCGATGGCGGGCCTGCTGGCGGCGCCCGCGCTGGTCCGAGCGCAGGATTTTCCCGGCAAGACGGTGCGCGTCGTGGTGCCCTATCCGGCCGGTGGCGGCACCGACATCGTCGCCCGGCTGCTCGCACCCAGGCTGTCGGAACGCTGGAAGCAGACCGTGGTGGTCGACAACAAGGGCGGCGCCAGCGGCATCCTCGGCAGCGAGATCGTCGCGCGCGCGCCGGCCGACGGCCACACGCTGCTGATCATGACCAGCGCCCACGTCATCAACCCGTTCACCAACAAGAACCTGCCCTACGACACCGAGAAGGACTTCACGGCCATCACGACCCTGGTGATGAGCGGCCTGACCCTGGTCGGCTCGACCAAGACGGGCCTCGATTCTATGGACAAGTTCCTCAAACTGGCGCGCGCCAACCCCGGCAAGTACCAATGGGGCAGCACCGAGAACACCACCCGCATGACCGGCGAGCTATTCCGGGTGAAGAGCGGCCTGCAGATCGAGAACGTGATGTACAAGGGCGCTGCGCCGATGCTTCAGGAGCTGATCGGCGGCCACATCCCGGTCGGCTTCACCAGCCCGCTGACGGCGATGTCGCACCACCGCAGCGGCGCCCTGCGCATGCTGGCGGTGACCACGGAGAAGAGACTGTCGGTGATCCCCGACGTGCCGACCATGGCCGAGGTCGGCATCCCGGATCTGGCGCGGCCGGCCTGGTTCTCGCTGTTCGGGCCGGGCGGCATGGCGCCGGCGCTCGCCAAGCGGCTCCACACCGACTGCGCCGCGGTCCTGGCGGAGCCCGAGGTCAAGGCCAAGATCGCCGATCTCGCCAGCGAGACCGGCGGCGAGGCGCCAGATGTCTTCGCCGCCCGCATCAGGACCGAGCTGAAGGTCTGGGGCGACGTCGCCAAGCTCGCGGGTGTCAAGCCGGAGTAG
- the purH gene encoding bifunctional phosphoribosylaminoimidazolecarboxamide formyltransferase/IMP cyclohydrolase, with product MSAPAQVQPSPTPDLARIGRALVSVSDKEGLVEFGRFLAAQGVEILSTGGSAKALRDAGVKVVEVSDHTGFPEIMDGRVKTLQPAIHGGILGRRTDATHQKAMTDHRIAPIDLVVVNLYPFEATVARGADYATCVENIDIGGPALIRASAKNHDFVTIAVDPQDYAAIRAEMEGNGGATTLKLRQTLAAKAYARTAAYDSAIAGWFAGQQGETFPERLTIAATRVQSLRYGENPHQQAAFYSDGSRRPGVATARIVQGKELSYNNIGDTEAAYECVAEFNEPAVVVIKHANPCGVAVAKSQYDAYLKAYACDPVSIFGGIVAMNTTLEARTAEDLSRLFLEVVIAPDATAEALEILARRKNVRVLLAGSLPDPSSAGMTLKSVAGGYLLQTRDNGKLGRADLKVVTRRAPTAKELDDLLFAFTVCKHVKSNAIVYARDGATVGVGAGQMNRRDSSRIAAIRAAESGEIAKLAQSPAIGSVVASDAFFPFADGLLAAAEAGATAVIQPGGSMRDKEVIEAADEKGLAMVFTGMRHFRH from the coding sequence ATGTCCGCCCCCGCCCAGGTCCAGCCTTCGCCCACCCCCGACCTGGCGCGCATCGGCCGCGCCCTGGTCTCGGTGTCCGACAAGGAGGGGCTGGTCGAGTTCGGCCGCTTCCTCGCCGCCCAGGGCGTGGAGATCCTGTCGACCGGCGGCTCGGCCAAGGCCCTGCGCGACGCCGGCGTGAAGGTGGTCGAGGTTTCCGACCACACCGGCTTCCCCGAGATCATGGATGGCCGGGTCAAGACGCTGCAGCCTGCGATCCATGGCGGCATCCTCGGCCGGCGCACCGACGCCACGCACCAGAAGGCGATGACCGATCACCGCATCGCGCCGATCGATCTCGTCGTGGTCAACCTCTACCCGTTCGAGGCCACGGTGGCACGCGGCGCGGACTACGCCACCTGCGTGGAGAACATCGACATCGGCGGCCCGGCGCTGATCCGCGCCTCGGCCAAGAACCACGACTTCGTGACCATCGCGGTCGATCCGCAGGACTACGCTGCGATCCGCGCCGAGATGGAGGGCAATGGCGGCGCCACGACGCTCAAGCTGCGCCAAACTCTCGCCGCCAAGGCCTATGCGCGCACCGCCGCCTACGACTCGGCGATCGCCGGCTGGTTCGCCGGACAGCAGGGCGAGACCTTCCCCGAGCGCCTGACCATTGCCGCCACGCGCGTGCAGAGCCTGCGCTATGGCGAGAACCCGCATCAGCAGGCAGCGTTCTACAGCGACGGCAGCCGGCGCCCCGGCGTCGCCACGGCGCGCATCGTCCAGGGCAAGGAGCTGTCCTACAACAACATCGGCGACACCGAGGCGGCCTACGAGTGCGTCGCGGAGTTCAACGAGCCGGCGGTCGTCGTCATCAAGCACGCCAACCCGTGCGGCGTGGCGGTCGCGAAGAGCCAGTACGACGCCTACCTCAAGGCCTATGCCTGCGATCCGGTGTCAATCTTCGGCGGCATCGTCGCGATGAATACGACGCTCGAGGCGCGCACGGCCGAGGACCTTTCCAGGCTCTTTCTCGAGGTCGTGATCGCGCCTGACGCGACCGCCGAGGCACTGGAGATCCTCGCCAGGCGCAAGAACGTGCGCGTGCTGCTGGCCGGTTCGTTGCCCGATCCGTCGAGCGCCGGCATGACGCTGAAGAGCGTCGCCGGCGGCTACCTCCTGCAGACCCGCGACAACGGCAAGCTCGGCCGCGCTGACCTCAAGGTGGTGACCCGACGGGCGCCGACGGCCAAGGAGCTCGACGACCTGCTCTTCGCCTTCACGGTGTGCAAGCACGTGAAGTCCAACGCCATCGTCTACGCCCGGGACGGCGCCACGGTGGGCGTCGGCGCCGGCCAGATGAACCGCCGCGATTCCTCGCGCATCGCCGCCATCCGCGCCGCCGAATCGGGCGAGATCGCCAAGTTGGCGCAGAGCCCGGCGATCGGCAGCGTCGTCGCCTCGGACGCCTTCTTCCCCTTCGCCGACGGCCTGCTCGCCGCCGCCGAGGCCGGCGCCACCGCCGTGATCCAGCCCGGCGGCTCGATGCGCGACAAGGAGGTGATCGAGGCCGCCGACGAGAAGGGCCTGGCCATGGTCTTCACCGGGATGCGTCACTTCCGGCACTGA
- a CDS encoding CapA family protein produces the protein MARGTTMAFIGDLIFDSRCSAAAAAGRPQDVWGDVLPLLRGVDAVIANLEVPLTDWPRRWRGTFKPVRLRAAPAAVSLLSAANIAFVNFANNHTLDREAEGLAETLGLLDGAGIARAGAGLDAEEAARPALFQVAGTTIGAIGLTDNTPAFAAGPGRPGSNYMRIDDDAPTMARIAADVRGLREAGARTVILSAHWGPNLRPWPPARFRRFARAAIDCGVDVFHGHSAHIVQGVERRGDGVILYDTGDFIDDVWWFPFLPFFTGGVFLVDFVDGKVSGLRVVPVVLHPGRVRLARGAFHRRMISRLARLSPPGGRAEHAAGDAAHFIAEPVAAAGEA, from the coding sequence ATGGCGCGTGGCACGACGATGGCGTTCATCGGCGATCTGATTTTCGACAGCAGATGCAGCGCCGCGGCGGCGGCCGGACGACCGCAGGACGTCTGGGGAGACGTGCTGCCGCTGCTGCGCGGCGTCGACGCGGTGATCGCCAATCTCGAGGTGCCGCTGACCGACTGGCCGCGGCGCTGGCGGGGCACGTTCAAGCCGGTGCGGCTGCGCGCGGCGCCCGCCGCGGTGAGCCTGCTGAGCGCCGCCAACATCGCCTTCGTGAACTTCGCCAACAACCACACGCTGGATCGCGAGGCCGAGGGTCTGGCCGAGACGCTCGGCCTGCTCGACGGCGCCGGCATCGCCCGCGCCGGCGCCGGGCTCGATGCCGAGGAAGCGGCGCGGCCGGCGCTGTTTCAGGTCGCCGGCACGACCATCGGCGCCATCGGCCTGACCGACAACACGCCGGCTTTCGCCGCCGGCCCCGGCCGGCCGGGCAGCAACTACATGCGCATCGACGACGATGCGCCCACCATGGCGCGCATCGCCGCCGATGTCCGCGGCCTGCGCGAAGCCGGGGCGCGCACCGTGATCCTGAGCGCCCATTGGGGTCCAAACCTGAGGCCCTGGCCGCCGGCCCGCTTCCGCCGCTTCGCGCGCGCCGCCATCGATTGCGGCGTCGATGTCTTCCACGGCCACTCCGCGCATATCGTGCAGGGCGTCGAGCGGCGCGGCGACGGCGTCATCCTGTACGACACCGGCGACTTCATCGACGACGTCTGGTGGTTCCCGTTCCTGCCCTTCTTCACCGGCGGCGTCTTCCTCGTCGATTTCGTCGACGGCAAGGTGAGCGGCCTGCGCGTCGTGCCTGTCGTGCTGCATCCCGGCCGGGTGCGGCTGGCGCGCGGCGCCTTCCACCGCCGCATGATCTCGCGACTGGCCCGGCTGTCGCCGCCGGGCGGCCGCGCCGAGCACGCCGCCGGCGACGCCGCGCATTTCATCGCCGAGCCGGTGGCGGCGGCAGGCGAGGCCTAG
- a CDS encoding thiamine pyrophosphate-requiring protein produces the protein MEGNEIRRSTAAYFLDGLNEIGIDFLFCNFGTDHAPLIEEMAAARRNGRKLPGIVLCPHENTAVHMAAGYALATGRGQGVMVHVDAGTANSAMALHNLCRARIPVMLMAGKAPFTTRGELLGSRDTYVHFVQEPFDQASVVRPYTKWEYNLPSGVIVKEALRRAHTVMSSDPRGPVYLTFPRETLTELWSESAIRSYPGERFGPVAASGADAATIDVLADRLLAAERPLLITAYSGRNHATPAILDRLARFAGIRVVEFSPLHLNMPQDSPCHGGFAAGRHVAEADVGLLVDVDVPWIPQDTPDDPRTWWAHIDIDAEKRAMPMWTFPGNLRIQGDSHRVLADLLAALETRADAGFRERAAKRVAALDDEQTARRKQAASLAADAGTPGQINPHFLCAAVAKALKPEDIILNEAIRNGPVVFQQVPRTRPGTLVGLAGGGLGFSGGMALGLKLAMPERTIVQFVGDGTFYFSNPQSTASVASQYGLPVFTVVLDNSGWGAVKAATLRVYPEGEAKAEGEFGARLSPHMDFAKVAEASGAYGELVSDPRVVEAAIARCLDAVRNGRSALLHAKVTRI, from the coding sequence ATGGAAGGCAACGAGATTCGGCGCTCGACCGCCGCCTACTTCCTCGACGGTCTCAACGAGATCGGCATCGACTTCCTGTTCTGCAACTTCGGCACCGACCACGCGCCGCTGATCGAGGAGATGGCGGCGGCGCGGCGCAACGGCCGCAAGCTGCCGGGCATCGTGCTCTGCCCGCACGAGAACACCGCGGTGCACATGGCAGCGGGCTACGCCCTGGCCACCGGGCGCGGCCAGGGCGTCATGGTGCATGTCGACGCCGGCACCGCGAACTCGGCGATGGCGCTGCACAATCTCTGCCGCGCGCGCATCCCGGTGATGCTGATGGCCGGCAAGGCGCCTTTCACCACGCGCGGCGAGCTCTTGGGCTCGCGCGACACCTACGTGCATTTCGTGCAGGAACCGTTCGACCAGGCAAGCGTCGTGCGGCCCTACACCAAGTGGGAATACAACCTGCCCTCGGGCGTGATCGTGAAGGAGGCGCTGCGCCGCGCCCATACCGTGATGTCGAGCGATCCACGCGGCCCGGTGTATCTCACCTTCCCGCGCGAGACCTTGACCGAGCTGTGGTCGGAGAGCGCCATCCGCTCCTATCCCGGCGAACGCTTCGGACCGGTCGCGGCCAGCGGCGCCGACGCCGCCACCATCGACGTGCTGGCGGACAGGCTGCTGGCGGCGGAGCGGCCGCTCCTGATCACCGCCTACTCCGGCCGCAACCACGCCACGCCCGCCATCCTCGATCGCCTGGCGCGCTTCGCCGGCATCCGCGTCGTCGAGTTCAGCCCGCTGCACCTGAACATGCCGCAGGACTCGCCCTGCCATGGCGGCTTCGCGGCGGGCAGGCATGTCGCCGAGGCCGATGTAGGCCTGCTGGTCGATGTCGACGTGCCGTGGATCCCGCAGGACACACCCGACGATCCGCGCACCTGGTGGGCGCATATCGACATCGACGCCGAGAAGCGCGCCATGCCGATGTGGACCTTCCCCGGCAATCTGCGCATCCAGGGCGACAGCCATCGCGTGCTGGCAGATCTGCTGGCGGCGCTGGAGACGCGCGCCGATGCCGGTTTCCGCGAGCGTGCAGCCAAGCGCGTGGCGGCGCTGGATGATGAACAGACCGCGCGCCGCAAGCAGGCCGCCTCGCTCGCCGCCGACGCGGGCACGCCGGGACAGATCAACCCGCACTTCCTTTGTGCCGCCGTGGCGAAGGCGCTGAAGCCCGAGGACATCATCCTCAACGAGGCGATCCGCAACGGCCCCGTGGTTTTCCAGCAGGTGCCGCGCACCCGGCCGGGCACCCTGGTGGGTCTCGCCGGTGGCGGACTGGGCTTCTCCGGCGGCATGGCGCTGGGCCTCAAGCTTGCCATGCCGGAGCGCACCATCGTGCAGTTCGTCGGCGACGGCACCTTCTATTTCTCCAACCCGCAATCGACGGCTTCGGTCGCCAGCCAGTACGGCCTGCCGGTCTTCACCGTGGTGCTCGACAATTCCGGCTGGGGCGCGGTGAAGGCCGCGACCCTGCGCGTCTATCCCGAGGGTGAGGCCAAGGCCGAGGGCGAGTTCGGTGCAAGGCTCTCGCCGCACATGGACTTCGCCAAGGTCGCCGAGGCCAGCGGCGCGTATGGCGAGCTGGTCTCCGATCCCCGAGTGGTCGAGGCCGCGATCGCACGCTGCCTCGATGCGGTGCGCAACGGCCGCTCCGCGCTGCTGCACGCCAAGGTCACCAGGATCTGA
- a CDS encoding VOC family protein, with translation MTLSVEALDHLVINVQDVETAASWYERVLGMKRVVTEPRPGRTVTSMHFGRQKINLRPHWATQEQWFTGRAIAPGSDDLCFLTRSTPQQVADHFRSCGVAIEEGPGEKLGAMGVIVSVYCRDPDGNLIEVSSYK, from the coding sequence ATGACCCTCTCCGTCGAAGCCCTCGATCATCTCGTGATCAACGTGCAGGACGTCGAGACCGCGGCGTCGTGGTACGAGCGCGTGCTGGGCATGAAGCGCGTCGTCACCGAGCCGCGGCCGGGCCGCACGGTGACCTCGATGCATTTCGGGCGGCAGAAGATCAACCTGCGCCCGCACTGGGCGACGCAGGAGCAGTGGTTCACCGGCCGCGCCATCGCGCCGGGCAGCGACGATCTGTGCTTCCTCACGCGCTCGACGCCGCAGCAGGTCGCCGATCACTTCAGAAGCTGCGGCGTGGCGATCGAGGAAGGCCCCGGCGAGAAGCTCGGCGCCATGGGCGTCATCGTCTCGGTCTATTGCCGCGACCCCGACGGCAATCTGATCGAGGTGTCGTCGTACAAGTAG